The window TTGGCCTGGGATGGCCGTGGAACAATGGGTCCATGGATGGGTTTTGGCCCCGCCCCAGGGTGGTGGTGAGCGCCTGTTTGGGTTTTGCCGCGGTGCGCTACTCGGGGGAGCTTATTCCGGATCGGCTGGTGGCGGCCTTGCGGGAGCATGTGGATTTCGTGCCCATCTGCCCGGAGGTGGAGATCGGCCTTGGGGTGCCGAGGCCCACCGTGCGCCTGGTGCGGACGGGAGGGGGGCTCCGCATGCTCCAGCCCCTAACGGGTGAGGACCTTACGGAAAGGATGGAGGTTTTCAGCCGAGGGTTTCTCTCTTCCTTGGGCGAGGTGGAGGGGTTTATCCTGAAAAACCGCTCCCCCTCCTGTGCCCTCAAGGACGCCAAGGTGTACGCCCATGCGGATCAGGGGGGAGCCGTGGCCCGGGGTCCTGGGCTTTTTGCCCGGGCGGTGGAGGAGGTCTTTCCCCTGTTGCCCAAGGAGGACGAGGGGCGTCTTACCAGCGCCCGCATCCGAGGCCATTTCCTCATGCGCATCTTTGCCCTGGCTCGGCTTCGGCGTGTGGACGATCTCCCTGGCCTCATGGACTTCCACGCCCGCTACAAGCTTCTCCTCCACGCCCACCATCAGGCGGCAACCAAGGCCTTGGGAAGGCTGCTGGCAGAGGCCAAGGGAAAGCCCTTTGGCCAGGTGCGCCAGGCCTATGAGGAGGGCTTCTTGCGGGCTACCCGAACCCTCTTCCGCTTGCCGGCCATGGCCGATGCCCTGCTCCATGCCTTTGGGTACTTCAAGAGGGGCCTATCCCCCAAGGAGAAGGCCCACTTCCTGGACCTCCTCGCCGGCTTTCGGGAGGAGAGGGTTCCCTTCGAGGCCCCCTTAGCCCTCCTCCAATCCTGGGCCAAGCGGTTTGGCGAGGAGTACCTGGAGGCCCAGGCGCTCTTTGAACCCTACCCGAGGGCCCTCATGGACCTGAAAAGCTCCTAGGCTCTATGCGGCCGCGGGCTTCCTTGGGGTTTGCGGCCCCGATGGCGAAGAGGGCGGTGCGCATCTCCTGGAGGTAGTCTTCCAGGTAGGCCTGCACGGCCCTTGGCCCCTCCAGGGCCGGCTTTAGGAGGGGCCTGGCCACCGCCACCAGGTCCGCCCCCAAGGCTAGGGCCTTCACGGCATCCGTACCCGTGTACACGCCCCCGGAGGCGATGAGGGGGATGTGGGGCATGACCTCCCGCACCTCGAGGATGGCCTGGGCGGTGGGGATGCCCACCTCGCAGAGCTCGGGGTGGCGCACCTCCCCAAAGCGCACCCACTCCTCCACCCGGGCCCAGCTGGTGCCCCCGGCCCCGGCCACGTCTAGGGCGGCCAGGGGCAGACCCTTAAGGGCCAAGGCAGCCTCCCGGCCAAGCCCGTGCCCCACCTCCTTCACCAGCACGGGGAAGGGGAGGGGCAACATCGCCTCCAGGATGCCAAGGAGCCCGCGAAAGTCCGTATCCCCCTTCTGCACGGCCTCCTGGAGGGGGTTCACGTGAAGGGCCAGGGCATCCGCCTCCAGGAGCTCCACCAGCCGGATCAGGTCCTCCCGGCGGTAGCGCCTTAGCTGGGCTAGGCCCAGGTTGGCGATGAGGAGCACCGAGGGGGCGATTGGCCTCACCCGAAAGCTCCTCAGGGCCTCGGGGTGTTCCAGCGCCACCCGGCTCGAGCCCAGCATCATCCCTACCCCCATGGCCTGGGCGGCCTCCGCCAGGGCCAGGTTGAGGCGCTCCCCCAGGGCCTCCCCTCCGGTCATGGCCCCGATGAGGAAGGGGGCTTTCAGGGTCTTGCCCAAAAAGGGGGTGGAGAGGTCAACCCCAAGGAGGCTAAGGCCGGCCAGGGCGTGGTAGCGGAGCCGGTAGTGCTCGAGGCCCGTGGTAACCCGCTGGTAGGCCACCTCCCCTTCCAGGCAGGCCTCCAGGTGCTTGCGCTTTCTCTCCAAGGTGTTCAAGGGGTGGCCTCCAGCAGGGCCTTGGGAACCCGTTCCAGCCCCAGGTCGTGGGCGATGAGGCGGGCCGTCATCTTGGCGGACATCATCACGCTGGGTAGCCCCGCTCCCGGTTGGTAGCTTTGCCCCACCAGGTATAGCCCCTTCACGTCCTCCGAGCGGTTGTGGGGGCGGAAGCTGGCCGTCTGCCACAGCACGGGCTCGGGGCCGAAGGCGTTGCCCAGGTGGCTATTCAGGGTCCACTGGAAGTAGTCGGGGGTGACGAAGTGGGCGTAGACCAGCCGGTCCATGAGGCCGGGCAGGTAGCCGGCCTCGTCCAGGTAGCGCAGGGCCTTTTCCAGGTACTTGGGCCCAAGGGTATCCCAGTCCAAGCCGCTTCCGTTGTGGGGCACGGGCACCAGGGTGTAGGCGGCGTGGTGGCCTTCGGGGGCCAGGCTGGGGTCAGTGAGGGTGGGTAGGTGCAGGTAATGGGCGAAGTCCTCAGGGAGCACCCTGTGGTGGAAGATGTCCCTGAGAAGCCCCTCGTAGCGCTCGGAAAGGAGCACGTTGTGATGGCGGAGATTTTCCCCCTCGTCCCCCCGAGCCCGAAAGCCAAAGTAGGCCACGAAGAGGCTCATGGAAAGCCGGGTGCGCCTAAGCCGCCAATCCCCATGCCAGCGCCGATCCTCGGGGGCCAGGAGCTCGGCGTAGGTGTGGATGTAGTCGGCGTTGGAGACCACCAGGTCCGCCTCCAGCTTTTCCCCGCTTTCCAAAACCACCCCCTTCACCCGGCCCTTGTGGGTAAGAATGCGGCGCACAGGGGCTTGGTAGCGAATCCTCCCCCCCAACTCCTCCAGCTTCCGCACCAGGCCCTGCACCAAGGCCCCGGTGCCCCCCATGGCGAAGTGCACCCCCCAGTTTCGCTCCACGAAGTGGATCATGGCGTAGATGGCGGGCACCGAGAGGGGGTTTCCCCCCACGAGGAGGCTTTCGAAGGAGAAGACCCGTTGCATCTTGGGGTTTTTAAAATACTTCCGCACGAAGGTGAAGAGGGGGCGGACCGCATCCAGGCGGATGAGGTCCGGGGCCACCCGGAGGAGGTCCAGGAGGCTTGCGAAGTGGGTGAA is drawn from Thermus neutrinimicus and contains these coding sequences:
- a CDS encoding YbgA family protein, with translation MDGFWPRPRVVVSACLGFAAVRYSGELIPDRLVAALREHVDFVPICPEVEIGLGVPRPTVRLVRTGGGLRMLQPLTGEDLTERMEVFSRGFLSSLGEVEGFILKNRSPSCALKDAKVYAHADQGGAVARGPGLFARAVEEVFPLLPKEDEGRLTSARIRGHFLMRIFALARLRRVDDLPGLMDFHARYKLLLHAHHQAATKALGRLLAEAKGKPFGQVRQAYEEGFLRATRTLFRLPAMADALLHAFGYFKRGLSPKEKAHFLDLLAGFREERVPFEAPLALLQSWAKRFGEEYLEAQALFEPYPRALMDLKSS
- the fni gene encoding type 2 isopentenyl-diphosphate Delta-isomerase, whose protein sequence is MNTLERKRKHLEACLEGEVAYQRVTTGLEHYRLRYHALAGLSLLGVDLSTPFLGKTLKAPFLIGAMTGGEALGERLNLALAEAAQAMGVGMMLGSSRVALEHPEALRSFRVRPIAPSVLLIANLGLAQLRRYRREDLIRLVELLEADALALHVNPLQEAVQKGDTDFRGLLGILEAMLPLPFPVLVKEVGHGLGREAALALKGLPLAALDVAGAGGTSWARVEEWVRFGEVRHPELCEVGIPTAQAILEVREVMPHIPLIASGGVYTGTDAVKALALGADLVAVARPLLKPALEGPRAVQAYLEDYLQEMRTALFAIGAANPKEARGRIEPRSFSGP
- the crtI gene encoding phytoene desaturase family protein — its product is MRVLVIGSGVGGLSAAIRLAAMGLEVLVLEKLDSPGGRARVHRAEGFTFDMGPTVITVPPFLEDLFATRPGDPRLYPDFPEEDDLAHTSRYVKLVPLDPFYRIHFPDGTHFDYKDDRDHLISEIRRLAPEDLEGYQRFERDAKAIFQRGFLELGFTHFASLLDLLRVAPDLIRLDAVRPLFTFVRKYFKNPKMQRVFSFESLLVGGNPLSVPAIYAMIHFVERNWGVHFAMGGTGALVQGLVRKLEELGGRIRYQAPVRRILTHKGRVKGVVLESGEKLEADLVVSNADYIHTYAELLAPEDRRWHGDWRLRRTRLSMSLFVAYFGFRARGDEGENLRHHNVLLSERYEGLLRDIFHHRVLPEDFAHYLHLPTLTDPSLAPEGHHAAYTLVPVPHNGSGLDWDTLGPKYLEKALRYLDEAGYLPGLMDRLVYAHFVTPDYFQWTLNSHLGNAFGPEPVLWQTASFRPHNRSEDVKGLYLVGQSYQPGAGLPSVMMSAKMTARLIAHDLGLERVPKALLEATP